From Carassius auratus strain Wakin chromosome 10, ASM336829v1, whole genome shotgun sequence, a single genomic window includes:
- the anxa3b gene encoding annexin A3b encodes MSSVWDDLDLLLDSPSSLTVNSTVRGTIKEKPSFNPAEDAAALRKAIEGIGTTEKTLIDILTQRSNAQRQLICKAYQDATGKTLCDDLEGDTHGHFEDILVALITPPAKFDCQEFTRAIKGAGTDESVLIELFASRSNHQIKAMCDAYLAETGRALIHDLKSEVSGDFEKTLLILAEGKRVESTNVDVAKAKEDAKILYEAGEKKWGTDESKFIDILCHRSVPQLRQTLVEYKSLSGKTLQESIEREMTGRLEDILVAIVKCVKSVPAYLAERLYKSMKGAGTTESTLTRIIVSRSEVDLQDIKAEYKKLFGTSLYSDIASETSGDFRQTLLKICGEDGK; translated from the exons ATGTCTTCTGTATGG GATGATTTGGATCTTCTCCTGGACTCCCCCTCCTCCTTGACTGTAAAT TCAACGGTACGTGGCACCATTAAGGAGAAGCCGAGCTTTAATCCAGCCGAGGATGCTGCCGCTTTAAGGAAAGCAATTGAAGGCATTG GCACTACTGAAAAGACTCTTATTGACATTCTAACTCAAAGAAGCAATGCCCAGCGCCAACTCATCTGTAAAGCGTATCAGGACGCCACTGGGAAG ACTCTCTGTGATGACTTGGAAGGTGATACACATGGACATTTTGAGGATATTTTGGTGGCCCTGATCACTCCTCCTGCTAAGTTTGACTGCCAAGAGTTCACACGGGCTATAAAA GGTGCTGGTACAGATGAAAGCGTTTTGATAGAACTTTTTGCATCACGCTCCAACCATCAAATCAAAGCTATGTGTGATGCATATTTGGCTg AAACCGGAAGAGCTCTGATTCACGACCTGAAATCTGAGGTGTCAGGGGACTTTGAAAAGACCTTGTTGATCCTCGCTGAG GGTAAGAGGGTTGAAAGTACAAACGTGGACGTGGCAAAAGCTAAAGAGGATGCCAAG ATCTTGTATGAGGCAGGAGAGAAAAAGTGGGGAACAGACGAGAGCAAGTTTATCGACATCCTCTGCCACAGGAGCGTTCCTCAGCTCAGACAAA CTCTGGTTGAGTATAAGAGTCTGAGTGGAAAGACCCTTCAGGAAAGCATTGAACGAGAGATGACTGGAAGACTGGAGGATATTCTGGTGGCTATAG TGAAATGTGTGAAGAGCGTCCCAGCATACCTTGCGGAGCGTCTGTATAAAAGCATGAAG GGTGCTGGGACCACTGAATCTACCTTAACTAGAATCATAGTGAGCCGTTCAGAGGTCGACCTGCAGGACATCAAGGCGGAATATAAGAAGCTCTTTGGCACTTCTTTATACTCTGACATTGCG TCTGAAACATCGGGGGATTTTCGTCAAACCCTGCTGAAGATCTGTGGTGAAGATGGCAAATGA